A section of the Lynx canadensis isolate LIC74 chromosome A1, mLynCan4.pri.v2, whole genome shotgun sequence genome encodes:
- the LOC115523663 gene encoding actin-related protein 2/3 complex subunit 3, with product MPAYHSSLMDPDTKLIGNMALLPIRSQFKGPAPRETKDTDIVDEAIYYFKANVFFKNYEIKNEADRTLIYITLYISECLKKLQKCNSKSQGEKEMYTLGITNFPIPGEPGFPLNAIYAKPANKQEDEVMRAYLQQLRQETGLRLCEKVFDPQNDKPSKWWTCFVKRQFMNKSLSGPGQ from the coding sequence ATGCCGGCTTACCACTCTTCTCTCATGGACCCCGATACCAAACTCATTGGAAACATGGCACTGTTGCCTATCAGAAGTCAGTTCAAAGGACCCGCCCCTAGAGAGACAAAAGATACAGATATTGTGGATGAAGCCATCTATTATTTCAAGGCCaatgttttcttcaaaaactATGAGATTAAGAATGAAGCTGATAGAACCTTGATATATATAACACTCTATATTTCTGAGTGTCTGAAGAAACTCCAAAAGTGCAATTCCAAAAGCCAAGGTGAGAAAGAAATGTATACCCTGGGAATCACTAATTTTCCTATTCCTGGAGAGCCTGGTTTTCCACTTAATGCAATTTATGCCAAACCTGCAAACAAACAGGAAGATGAGGTGATGAGGGCCTACTTACAGCAGCTGAGACAAGAGACTGGACTGAGACTTTGTGAGAAAGTTTTTGATCCTCAGAATGATAAACCTAGCAAGTGGTGGACTTGCTTTGTGAAGAGACAGTTCATGAACAAGAGTCTTTCAGGACCTGGACAGTAA